The genomic interval CAGCTTTTCCTGGCCGAGGTGCCCGGCCCTACGCCCGACAAACTGCGTCCGCGCATCACACAAACCGCCAAACGGCTCTGGGGCATCTATGTGCTGCTGACTTTTGTAGAGACACTGCTGCTGATGCTGGGAGGCATGAACTTCTTCGATGGAATCTGTCACGCTTTCGGAACCATGGCAACCGGTGGCTTTTCTACCAGAAACGCCAGTGTAGCCGGATTTTCGCCTTACATCCAGTACGTCATCGCCATTTTTATGATTCTGGCCGGTACCAACTTTACTCTGCATTATTTTGCGTTGCATGGCCGCGTTAAGGAAATTTGGCGCAACGAAGAATACCGTTATTATATCTACATAATTTTTATTACCTCCTTTATCATTGCTATTGCACTGGTTTTTAGTAGCTCCGGGAAGAATATGGAGCAGGCTTTTCGCGATAGCATCTTCACCGTTTCGTCCATCATCACTACTACGGGTTTTGTTACCGCCGACTACCTGATGTGGCCGGGGGTTTTGTGGTTTTTGATTTTTATGCTGATGTTTGTTGGCGGCAGCGCTGGCTCTACGGGTGGTGGCATCAAAGTAGTGCGGCAGGTGCTGCTGTTCAAAAATAGTTTTCTGGAACTAAAACGGCTGATGCATCCCCAGGCCGTTATTCCTGTTCGAATGAATGGCCGGCCCGTTTCGCAGGACATTATCTTCAACGTGCTGGCATTTTTCCTTATCTACATCATCATTTTTGCCATCGGCACTTTTGTAATGTCGCTGCTGGGGCTTGATTTTGAAACGGCCATTGGTTCTACGGCAGCAACTTTAGGCAACATAGGGCCAGGCATTGGCGCGGTAGGTCCCGTAGGAAATTTTGCAGCAATACCCAACATCGGGAAATGGTTTCTTTCGTTTCTGATGCTACTGGGACGCCTCGAACTTTTTACGGTGCTTATCCTTTTCTCACCGGTGTTCTGGAAAAGATAATGCCGCTTTCGCGGAAAACATCCACGAATTGACGCGGATTAGCGGATAACAAAATCCTCCATCGCTCCCGTTAAAAACCTTACAAAAATGCGCTGACAGATGCCTTTCGGCAATAAAATTTAGATTTCTTGTTTTGTAAGTTGTTAATATTGCAACTGGTTTTTAATAGCTACTAATTCTTTTGAAACTTTTCAGCCAAAATAAATTGCCTCTGGAGTCGGTGCCTTCGTATCGAAAGATATGGAATCTGTCGTATCCGATTATTCTGAGTTTGCTGGCACAAAATTTAATTGCTGTAATCGACACCGCTTTTTTGGGCAGGGTGGGGGAGATAGAACTTGGCGCTTCGGCTATAGGCGGATTGTTTTATTATTGGATTTTTATGCTGGGCTTTGGCTTTGGTAACGGAGCGCAAATACTTATGGCGCGTCGCAATGGCGAAGGCAATTACAAGCAGGTAGGCCGTATCTTCTATCACACCATGTACATTTTTGTGGCGATGGGTGTGCTGCTTATCGTGCTGATATGGTTTTTTGCACCATCGTTTCTTAGCGCCTTCATCACGTCGCCTGATATTTACAAAGCATCCATCGAATACCTCGATTACCGGATATGGGGTATCATGTTTGCCTTTACAAATGTGGCTTTTCGCGCCTTTCTGGTAGGTACCACACGCACCGGTTTATTGGGAATCAGTGCAGCCATCATGGCCATCGTCAACATTTCGCTGGACTATGTGCTGATATTCGGACATTTTGGTTTCCCGGAAATGGGCATCTCCGGCGCTGCGCTGGCATCGGTGATTTCTGAAGGAGTTGCAGCTTTGTTTTTTATTGTTGCCACCCTTAGCAGCAAGGCAAGTCGCAAGTATCACATATTCCGTCTGCCGAAGTTTGATGGGGGAATTATCCGGCGTACCTGGAATCTCTCGGTTTTTATTATGCTCCAAAACTTTGTTTCGATAGCTGCCTGGTTTCTGTTTTTTATGCTCATCGAGCATCTGGGCGAACGACCGCTTGCTGTATCCAATATCATCCGAAGTCTCTACACGCTTTTGATGATTCATATTTGGGCCTTCAGTACCCTGGTAAATACGCTGGTGAGCAATGCTATCGGCGAAGGCCATAAAAATGCCGTAATCCCGATAATACATAAAGTAAACCGGATGGGTATGGCTATTTCCTTTGTGGTGC from Bacteroidales bacterium carries:
- a CDS encoding potassium transporter TrkG — its product is MARTAKINFDIIVRILGILLIIEGVFMATALGFAAYYGGKEAFVWSFVDGLHEFWSIAISAFFTLLVGLLLYHIPGKDSSKIIGKREGYIIVSTAWVVISLFGALPFVLSGCIPSYTDAFFETISGFSTTGATILTDVEAMPKGLLFWRSTTHWIGGMGIIVLSIAILPFLGIGGMQLFLAEVPGPTPDKLRPRITQTAKRLWGIYVLLTFVETLLLMLGGMNFFDGICHAFGTMATGGFSTRNASVAGFSPYIQYVIAIFMILAGTNFTLHYFALHGRVKEIWRNEEYRYYIYIIFITSFIIAIALVFSSSGKNMEQAFRDSIFTVSSIITTTGFVTADYLMWPGVLWFLIFMLMFVGGSAGSTGGGIKVVRQVLLFKNSFLELKRLMHPQAVIPVRMNGRPVSQDIIFNVLAFFLIYIIIFAIGTFVMSLLGLDFETAIGSTAATLGNIGPGIGAVGPVGNFAAIPNIGKWFLSFLMLLGRLELFTVLILFSPVFWKR
- a CDS encoding MATE family efflux transporter, whose amino-acid sequence is MKLFSQNKLPLESVPSYRKIWNLSYPIILSLLAQNLIAVIDTAFLGRVGEIELGASAIGGLFYYWIFMLGFGFGNGAQILMARRNGEGNYKQVGRIFYHTMYIFVAMGVLLIVLIWFFAPSFLSAFITSPDIYKASIEYLDYRIWGIMFAFTNVAFRAFLVGTTRTGLLGISAAIMAIVNISLDYVLIFGHFGFPEMGISGAALASVISEGVAALFFIVATLSSKASRKYHIFRLPKFDGGIIRRTWNLSVFIMLQNFVSIAAWFLFFMLIEHLGERPLAVSNIIRSLYTLLMIHIWAFSTLVNTLVSNAIGEGHKNAVIPIIHKVNRMGMAISFVVLAVALLIPELLIRIYTDDPLLIADARPVLLVVLGAIVPMSVSINWFSGVSGTANTRSALAIETATIGLYVLYIIVLTYVFHASLPLIWTSEYLYYAVIGISSWLYLKYGNWQKKVI